The Drosophila nasuta strain 15112-1781.00 chromosome 2L, ASM2355853v1, whole genome shotgun sequence genome window below encodes:
- the LOC132797277 gene encoding PRL-1 phosphatase: protein MRQKDLRPAPALIEYKGMKFLITDRPSDITINHYIMELKKNNVNTVVRVCEPSYNTDELEAQGITVKDLAFDDGTFPPQQVVDEWFEVLKDKYQQNPEACVAVHCVAGLGRAPVLVALALIELGLKYEAAVEMIRDKRRGAINAKQLSFLEKYKPKARLKHKNGHKNSCSVQ, encoded by the exons ATGCGTCAAAAAGATCTACGCCCAGCACCTGCTCTTATTGAGTATAAGGGCATGAAGTTCCTAATCACCGATCGACCATCAGACATAACAATTAATCACTACATTATG GAGCTTAAAAAGAACAATGTTAACACTGTGGTGCGTGTTTGCGAGCCCAGCTACAACACGGATGAGCTGGAAGCCCAAGGCATTACTGTGAAGGATCTAGCTTTTGATGATGGCACGTTCCCGCCACAACAGGTCGTTGATGAGTGGTTCGAGGTCCTGAAGGATAA ATACCAACAGAATCCCGAGGCATGCGTTGCCGTTCATTGCGTCGCTGGTCTGGGACGTGCCCCTGTTTTGGTTGCACTGGCACTAATCGAATTGGGCTTGAAATATGAAGCGGCTGTTGAAATGATTAGAGA TAAACGACGCGGCGCTATTAATGCCAAGCAGCTGTCATTTTTGGAGAAATACAAGCCCAAAGCGCGGCTAAAGCACAAAAATGGCCACAAAAATTCATGTTCTGTGCAATAG
- the LOC132797281 gene encoding uncharacterized protein LOC132797281 — protein sequence MKECSSRSNWCLLSVVIDQRLRIDTCRYLIEILSRRITGD from the coding sequence ATGAAAGAGTGCTCATCGCGCAGCAATTGGTGTCTGCTCAGTGTTGTAATCGATCAGCGTCTTAGAATTGACACCTGTCGATATCTAATCGAGATTTTATCGCGTCGCATTACAGGCGACTAA